A genome region from Nerophis lumbriciformis linkage group LG18, RoL_Nlum_v2.1, whole genome shotgun sequence includes the following:
- the tm2d1 gene encoding TM2 domain-containing protein 1, with amino-acid sequence MASCGRRLSCCCCGLWTFYFSFCFSLLFAHATTAGTDNCDNLRLGQYLCKDPKIDENTQEPENCRDATAWVECLPAPNVTCRLSNGSEFRFSGDEVGFNKSIPCRNVSGYSYKVAVALSLFLGWLGADRFYLGYPALGLLKFCTVGFCGIGTLIDFILITMQIVGPSDGSDYIVDYYGARLTRLSITNQTYRKPHLSL; translated from the exons ATGGCGTCGTGTGGAAGAAGGCTAAGTTGTTGTTGCTGCGGTCTGTGGACTTTTTACTTTTCTTTTTGCTTTTCTTTGCTCTTTGCTCATGCCACGACTGCTGGGACGGACAACTGCGACAACCTGAGACTTGGACAATAT TTGTGCAAAGATCCGAAGATAGACGAAAACACTCAGGAGCCTGAAAACTGCCGAGACGCCACAGCTTGGG TGGAATGTCTCCCAGCTCCAAACGTCACTTGTCGACTATCCAATGGTTCAGAGTTCAGGTTCAGTGGGGATGAGGTGGGCTTTAATAAAAGCATTCCCTGCAGGAACgt GAGTGGATACTCTTACAAGGTGGCGGTGGCGTTGTCTCTCTTCCTGGGCTGGCTGGGCGCCGACCGCTTCTACCTGGGCTACCCGGCACTTG GGCTGCTGAAGTTCTGCACGGTGGGGTTCTGCGGCATCGGAACGCTCATAGACTTCATCTTGATCACCATGCAG ATCGTAGGTCCATCGGACGGCTCCGACTACATTGTCGACTATTACGGCGCACGCCTGACCCGCCTGTCAATCACCAACCAGACGTACAGGAAGCCGCACCTGTCTCTGTGA